A single window of Xylocopilactobacillus apicola DNA harbors:
- a CDS encoding DUF1149 family protein — translation MHFKRQPIDVQAFHYDVSTRNESETTGIGVQLQKLTAEEIAQSQLNVTQDGCAMKVIIPFDFIPPQEHFAISGIMAQVVVIDGFDGSESELPPEAVKKMSRPIIELIETLTYEVTTLALDRSVNLNFVPKEEKSEDIDNLEDSQFE, via the coding sequence ATGCATTTTAAAAGACAACCAATCGATGTTCAAGCTTTCCATTATGATGTATCAACCCGCAACGAAAGTGAAACCACCGGCATCGGTGTTCAATTACAAAAATTAACTGCTGAGGAAATTGCTCAATCTCAGCTGAATGTAACTCAAGACGGCTGCGCCATGAAAGTTATTATCCCGTTTGATTTTATTCCACCGCAAGAGCATTTTGCAATTTCGGGTATTATGGCCCAGGTTGTTGTTATTGACGGATTTGATGGTAGTGAAAGTGAACTGCCACCAGAAGCAGTTAAGAAAATGTCCCGTCCGATTATCGAATTGATCGAGACTTTGACCTATGAGGTAACGACTTTGGCCTTAGATCGATCAGTTAACTTAAATTTTGTTCCAAAAGAGGAAAAATCAGAAGATATCGATAATTTGGAAGACTCCCAATTCGAATAG
- the trmL gene encoding tRNA (uridine(34)/cytosine(34)/5-carboxymethylaminomethyluridine(34)-2'-O)-methyltransferase TrmL, whose translation MTNHVVLFAPEIPANTGNIARTCAGTGAYLHLIRPLGFSLTEKKVKRAGLDYWDHVQIVFHDSLDDFMADLPKSARLFLITKFSNQVYTEVDYPVDADNYLMFGRETKGLPENFLRENEEKCLRIPMTEQIRSLNLANSVAIVLFEALRQQNFSGLELNHQYQHDKLK comes from the coding sequence TTGACTAATCATGTAGTTTTATTTGCACCAGAAATTCCGGCCAATACAGGTAACATTGCACGAACTTGTGCTGGTACGGGTGCATATCTGCATTTAATTCGGCCTTTGGGATTCTCGTTAACTGAGAAAAAGGTTAAACGAGCAGGTCTTGACTATTGGGATCATGTTCAAATCGTGTTTCATGACTCACTGGATGACTTTATGGCTGATCTGCCCAAGAGCGCACGGCTATTTTTAATAACCAAGTTTTCAAATCAGGTTTATACTGAGGTTGATTATCCCGTTGATGCAGATAATTATTTAATGTTTGGGCGAGAAACAAAAGGTTTACCTGAAAATTTCTTGCGAGAAAATGAGGAGAAATGTCTTCGAATTCCGATGACAGAACAAATCAGATCTTTAAATTTGGCTAATAGTGTTGCTATCGTGCTGTTTGAAGCTTTGCGGCAACAAAACTTTTCTGGTCTTGAATTAAATCACCAATACCAGCATGATAAACTTAAATAA
- a CDS encoding AI-2E family transporter has protein sequence MQKAKEKTSWFYRRFLNNKVTIFILNIVLIFLAIFLLIQIRGIFNPVRQFVLAIFIPVLISGLLFYLFNPLIDFLEKKFHIKRVITIAGLFILIFLFLIFLTFYVFPIIINQVVTLATSIPHYYQVLISWLTDKFDTHTVKGISDNFYNYVVNYFKSSSTQIAHFVQGLLKNVTGIVGKLATAVVNIVTVPFLLFFMLKDGRKLKTSIGNLIPVRYRQSGVKLLEDINQQVAFYVRGQLIVAFCVAIIFIIGYWIIGLKYGLLLGILAGVFNVIPFFGSWLSEIPTIIVALFISPMMVVKVLLVFVIEWLLESQLISPLVMSANMKMHPVTTLLVLLTAGNLFGLFGVIFGIPIYAVIKIIVGRVFNWYKMRTGAYEENLIVEEEKID, from the coding sequence ATGCAAAAAGCTAAAGAAAAAACGAGCTGGTTTTACCGGCGATTTTTAAATAATAAAGTTACGATTTTTATTTTGAATATCGTTTTAATTTTTTTAGCGATCTTCTTATTAATTCAAATCCGCGGGATTTTTAATCCCGTCCGGCAGTTCGTTCTAGCAATTTTTATTCCGGTTTTGATTTCTGGCCTGCTCTTTTATCTTTTTAATCCATTAATCGATTTTCTAGAGAAAAAGTTTCATATTAAAAGAGTTATCACGATTGCTGGCCTTTTTATTTTAATTTTTTTGTTTCTTATTTTTCTGACGTTTTATGTTTTTCCGATCATAATTAATCAAGTTGTAACTTTAGCAACGAGTATTCCTCATTACTATCAGGTGTTGATTAGTTGGCTTACTGATAAATTTGATACGCATACAGTTAAGGGAATTTCTGATAATTTTTATAATTATGTTGTCAATTACTTTAAATCATCGTCAACACAAATTGCTCATTTTGTGCAAGGACTTTTGAAAAATGTGACTGGGATTGTTGGTAAGCTTGCCACAGCCGTTGTAAATATTGTGACAGTACCTTTTTTGCTTTTCTTTATGTTAAAGGATGGAAGAAAATTAAAGACGTCTATTGGAAATTTAATTCCTGTAAGGTATCGGCAAAGCGGGGTTAAGTTACTAGAAGACATTAACCAGCAAGTTGCATTTTATGTCAGAGGACAGTTGATTGTCGCATTTTGTGTGGCAATTATTTTCATTATTGGCTATTGGATAATTGGTTTGAAATACGGTTTGCTTTTAGGAATTTTAGCGGGAGTTTTTAATGTAATTCCATTTTTCGGCTCTTGGTTATCCGAAATTCCAACAATCATTGTTGCACTGTTTATTTCGCCTATGATGGTAGTCAAAGTGCTCCTAGTTTTCGTAATCGAATGGTTATTAGAAAGTCAATTGATTTCTCCTTTGGTTATGAGCGCTAATATGAAGATGCATCCTGTTACAACTTTGCTCGTTTTGCTTACAGCAGGAAATCTTTTTGGCCTGTTTGGAGTTATTTTTGGGATTCCGATTTATGCTGTTATTAAGATTATTGTTGGAAGGGTCTTTAATTGGTATAAGATGCGCACGGGTGCTTATGAAGAAAATTTGATCGTAGAGGAAGAAAAAATTGACTAA
- a CDS encoding PTS glucitol/sorbitol transporter subunit IIA — MEFKTKITRIGSDALKAEDQMIVLFGTAVTDEIAEVSLGQEFIDPSTQKKFTIEAGDSILIGSKKYLVNYVGRMTQENMRSIGHVNLIFNTTDNHLASAVYLDGEMDPADISLGTIITYAKS; from the coding sequence TTGGAATTTAAAACCAAAATTACTCGAATTGGGTCTGATGCTTTGAAAGCTGAAGATCAAATGATTGTCTTGTTTGGCACTGCAGTAACTGACGAAATTGCAGAAGTTTCTCTTGGACAGGAATTTATTGATCCATCGACGCAAAAAAAATTTACCATAGAAGCTGGTGATTCGATTTTGATTGGTAGCAAAAAGTATTTAGTGAATTATGTAGGAAGAATGACGCAAGAAAATATGCGTTCGATTGGACACGTTAATTTAATTTTTAATACCACAGATAATCATTTGGCTAGTGCGGTTTATCTCGATGGAGAGATGGATCCAGCTGATATATCGTTAGGAACCATTATTACTTATGCAAAAAGCTAA
- a CDS encoding MFS transporter, whose amino-acid sequence MTDESQSRRNLIFLTIGVFMVSMSLSEVTPFLSLYISSFGHYSKSALGFYSAVAYAASFFAMAISAPFWGKLADRSGRRLMLIRAALGMFIAFTLMGFATNIWEMIVLRLFQGFFGGYVSNANALIAANTPKKTVGRAMGIIVTGSTSGSFLGPLLGGVFASIFSLRDTFFVTGFGLFLVFLMTIFAIKEDFHPQEKETLPSAHVFFAQLPNRNLIFGLFITTMIIQMVNLSINPIVSLYVKELMNNQGKIALMAGIVSAAPGIATALTAPLFGRLGDRFGSEKMLISGFVFAFFVQLATSFVGSISLLILMRFLIGISDATMLPSVNSLLTRNSSQAQVSRIFAYNQSFMSIGAMVGPLLGSLISGVFDYRGIFAAGAVLVLINLVINLFTQKKIIKPQD is encoded by the coding sequence TTGACAGATGAAAGTCAGTCTCGGCGTAATTTAATATTTCTTACTATTGGAGTATTCATGGTATCGATGAGCCTTAGTGAGGTTACTCCGTTTTTATCACTTTATATTTCATCATTTGGGCATTATTCAAAAAGTGCGCTGGGCTTTTATAGTGCGGTAGCTTACGCGGCATCTTTTTTTGCAATGGCAATTTCTGCTCCTTTTTGGGGTAAACTTGCTGATCGTTCTGGACGGCGCTTAATGTTGATTAGAGCGGCATTAGGCATGTTTATCGCTTTTACTTTGATGGGATTTGCCACTAATATTTGGGAAATGATCGTTTTGCGACTTTTTCAGGGTTTTTTCGGAGGTTATGTAAGCAATGCAAATGCTCTAATTGCTGCTAATACTCCAAAGAAAACGGTCGGTCGTGCAATGGGAATTATTGTAACAGGATCTACTTCGGGCAGCTTTCTTGGTCCGCTTTTAGGAGGAGTCTTTGCTTCGATTTTTAGTTTGCGAGACACTTTCTTTGTAACGGGATTTGGCTTGTTTTTGGTCTTCTTAATGACAATATTTGCCATTAAGGAAGACTTTCATCCTCAAGAAAAAGAAACTCTACCTTCGGCACATGTTTTTTTTGCTCAGCTTCCTAATCGCAATTTAATTTTCGGACTTTTTATCACAACTATGATTATTCAAATGGTCAATCTTTCCATTAATCCGATCGTCTCTCTTTATGTAAAAGAACTGATGAACAACCAAGGTAAAATAGCTTTGATGGCAGGAATTGTATCGGCTGCTCCCGGGATCGCGACGGCTTTAACTGCACCTTTATTCGGTCGCTTAGGTGATCGATTTGGTTCAGAAAAAATGTTAATTTCTGGTTTTGTCTTTGCGTTTTTCGTTCAATTAGCAACTAGTTTTGTTGGAAGCATTAGTTTGTTGATTTTAATGAGATTTTTAATTGGAATTAGCGATGCAACAATGCTTCCGTCGGTGAATTCTCTTTTGACTCGCAATTCTTCACAAGCCCAAGTTAGTCGAATATTTGCTTATAATCAAAGCTTTATGTCAATTGGAGCCATGGTCGGACCACTACTTGGTTCGCTAATTTCTGGCGTCTTTGATTATCGTGGAATTTTTGCAGCAGGTGCAGTTTTAGTTTTAATCAATTTGGTCATAAATTTATTTACCCAAAAAAAGATAATTAAGCCTCAAGATTAA
- a CDS encoding AEC family transporter: protein MLAVFFRAIQGILVVIVMIGVGYFFAKKGWFDRNFTKTISRIVTNIALPCYMIATITNQFTLDKLQRDLPMIVFPFISMIILFGFSLVIVRLLRIPKHHQGIFSSMFFNSNTVFIGLPVNIALFGDKSLPFVLVYYIANTTIFWTLGVWLIQKDGQICRKLTCKELIGRIFSPPLVGFMIAIILVILPFNIFNYVPFLYKDLVYLGGLTIPLSMIFIGISIAGIGFKQIKIERSSLGILAGRFFFAPLFMAIMLLFTNLPVLVKQIFIIQSAMPVMTNAPIVANIYGADADFASIMVAESTLLSLIVIPILMALVQLI, encoded by the coding sequence ATGTTAGCAGTTTTTTTTCGGGCAATTCAGGGAATCCTGGTAGTTATTGTAATGATCGGAGTCGGTTATTTCTTTGCAAAAAAGGGTTGGTTTGATCGTAATTTCACCAAAACAATTTCCCGAATTGTAACAAATATTGCTTTGCCGTGTTACATGATTGCGACAATCACCAATCAGTTTACATTAGATAAATTGCAGCGAGATCTACCGATGATTGTTTTTCCGTTCATATCGATGATTATTTTATTTGGGTTTTCTTTGGTCATTGTTCGTTTATTGAGAATTCCCAAGCACCACCAAGGCATTTTCTCTTCAATGTTTTTTAACTCTAACACTGTCTTTATTGGCTTACCGGTTAATATTGCTTTGTTTGGTGATAAAAGTCTACCATTTGTCTTGGTTTATTATATTGCTAACACAACTATCTTTTGGACTTTAGGAGTTTGGCTAATTCAAAAAGACGGTCAAATTTGCCGTAAATTAACTTGTAAAGAGTTAATTGGTCGAATTTTTTCTCCCCCTTTAGTAGGTTTCATGATTGCTATAATATTAGTTATCTTACCATTCAATATTTTTAATTACGTACCTTTTCTATACAAAGATTTAGTTTATTTGGGTGGGTTAACAATTCCTTTGTCGATGATTTTTATCGGAATTTCAATTGCTGGAATTGGTTTTAAACAAATTAAAATTGAACGCAGTAGCCTGGGAATTTTGGCAGGAAGGTTTTTCTTTGCGCCACTATTTATGGCAATCATGTTATTGTTTACAAATTTACCAGTTTTGGTTAAACAAATTTTTATTATTCAATCAGCCATGCCAGTCATGACGAATGCGCCAATTGTTGCTAACATTTATGGAGCAGATGCTGATTTTGCCTCAATTATGGTGGCGGAATCGACTCTTTTGTCCTTAATTGTTATTCCAATTCTTATGGCATTGGTGCAACTAATTTAA
- the alaS gene encoding alanine--tRNA ligase gives MKELTSGQVRQMFLDFFKSKGHDVEPSASLIPVDDPSLLWINSGVATLKKYFDGTVVPQNPRITNAQKSIRTNDIENVGKTARHLTFFEMLGNFSVGDYFKKEAIAWAWELLTSPDWFGLDQSKLYVTVYPKDQDSKKLWIQNGVSSDHIYEVEDNFWDIGGGPCGPDTEVFFDRGQEFNNIPVDDPENYPGGENERYLEIWNIVFSELNHLPDGSYVEQPHKNIDTGMGLERVVSVFQHAKTNYETDLFLPIIHAIEQDSPYRYGQDEKIDSSFKIIADHVRTLVFAISDGAEPSNVGRGYVLRRLLRRAVLNGQKLKVNRQFLADLAPIVAEIMKSYYPELSDNMAKIQQVIKREEAKFAVTLNDGLKLLNSLIESPEVKQSKTISGSDAFKLFDTYGFPVELTQEAAAESGLKVDLIGYQKDMENQKERARKARGVTISMGSQNADLLNYQEKSIYKGYEEQVVDNCELDLLIQDEQKVSVVTTGDALAIFDRTPFYAEMGGQVGDTGWIYDQSGELVATVSDTKHAPNGQNMHYLAVLKELKVGNKYRLEIDAKRNEQIKRNHTATHLVDEALRDVLGPSSHQAGSLVAPGYLRFDFTSDEKLSSDQITKVEDIVNEKIFANIAVTAQEMPYQEAIDQGAVALFSEKYGDVVRVVKVGDYSTQLCGGDHVNNTAEIGMFKITESSGIGSGVRRIVALTGDGLYDYLKDEAAQAKSVMQELSVLKLSDGLEKVVNLKNELKSVQQELNALKEAHATDEAKALFEKVEKSGSWTYTAAVLQNLDAKELREIADKWRNQRISDLLLIASNKNGKASFLVAFSKERATKEVNAKTTINLFAEIFGGRGGGNPLMAVAGGKETDKIQAAIDEAPNIISTL, from the coding sequence TTGAAAGAATTGACAAGTGGACAAGTGAGACAAATGTTTTTGGATTTTTTTAAGTCAAAAGGACATGATGTTGAACCTAGTGCTTCATTAATTCCTGTTGATGATCCGTCATTACTTTGGATTAATTCAGGGGTCGCTACTTTAAAGAAATATTTTGATGGAACGGTTGTCCCGCAAAATCCGCGGATTACAAATGCTCAAAAAAGTATTCGAACTAATGATATCGAAAATGTTGGTAAAACTGCTCGGCATCTAACTTTTTTTGAAATGCTAGGAAATTTTTCGGTTGGCGATTATTTCAAAAAGGAAGCAATTGCATGGGCGTGGGAACTTTTAACAAGTCCTGATTGGTTTGGCTTAGATCAATCAAAACTTTACGTCACAGTTTATCCTAAAGATCAAGACTCAAAAAAACTGTGGATCCAAAATGGAGTTTCATCTGACCATATCTATGAAGTAGAAGATAATTTTTGGGATATTGGTGGCGGCCCGTGTGGACCAGACACCGAAGTTTTCTTTGATCGGGGACAGGAGTTTAATAATATTCCAGTCGATGATCCAGAGAATTATCCGGGTGGCGAGAATGAACGCTATTTAGAAATTTGGAATATTGTTTTCTCTGAATTGAATCATCTTCCAGATGGTAGTTATGTCGAACAACCTCACAAAAATATTGATACCGGGATGGGATTAGAACGAGTAGTTTCTGTTTTTCAGCATGCAAAGACAAATTATGAAACAGATTTGTTCTTACCGATCATTCACGCAATTGAGCAGGATTCCCCTTATCGCTATGGGCAAGATGAAAAGATTGATTCATCTTTTAAAATCATTGCAGATCACGTGCGAACATTAGTTTTTGCGATTAGTGACGGAGCTGAGCCATCAAATGTTGGAAGAGGTTATGTGTTAAGGCGATTGTTGCGTCGAGCTGTTTTAAATGGACAAAAACTTAAAGTAAATCGTCAATTTCTTGCTGATTTAGCTCCAATCGTGGCGGAAATTATGAAATCTTACTATCCTGAACTTAGTGATAATATGGCTAAAATTCAACAAGTAATCAAGCGCGAAGAGGCTAAGTTTGCAGTTACTCTAAATGATGGCCTGAAATTACTGAACTCATTAATTGAATCTCCTGAAGTTAAACAATCCAAGACTATTTCAGGAAGTGATGCGTTTAAACTTTTTGATACTTACGGATTTCCAGTTGAGTTAACCCAAGAAGCAGCTGCAGAATCAGGGCTAAAAGTTGATTTAATTGGTTACCAAAAAGATATGGAAAATCAAAAAGAGCGAGCTCGTAAAGCTCGTGGTGTCACTATTTCGATGGGTAGCCAAAATGCTGATCTACTTAATTATCAAGAAAAAAGCATTTATAAGGGATATGAAGAACAAGTTGTTGATAATTGTGAATTGGATTTATTAATTCAAGACGAACAAAAAGTTTCAGTGGTTACTACAGGTGATGCATTAGCGATCTTTGATCGAACGCCTTTCTATGCAGAAATGGGAGGGCAAGTCGGAGATACTGGCTGGATTTACGATCAAAGTGGTGAGTTAGTGGCAACAGTTAGTGATACAAAACATGCTCCTAATGGTCAAAATATGCACTATCTTGCTGTCTTAAAGGAACTTAAAGTTGGAAATAAATATCGTTTAGAAATTGATGCCAAACGTAACGAGCAAATCAAACGAAATCATACAGCGACCCATTTAGTTGATGAAGCTTTGCGGGATGTTTTGGGACCAAGCAGTCACCAGGCAGGATCGCTTGTAGCCCCAGGGTATTTGCGATTTGATTTTACTAGTGATGAGAAATTGAGTTCAGATCAAATCACGAAGGTTGAAGATATCGTTAATGAGAAGATTTTTGCAAATATTGCTGTAACCGCGCAAGAAATGCCCTATCAAGAAGCAATTGATCAAGGTGCAGTTGCGCTATTTTCTGAGAAATACGGAGATGTCGTCCGAGTAGTTAAGGTGGGTGATTATTCGACCCAGTTGTGTGGGGGAGATCATGTCAATAATACTGCTGAGATTGGGATGTTTAAGATTACTGAGTCTAGCGGAATTGGTTCAGGTGTTCGTCGAATTGTTGCTCTAACGGGCGATGGTTTGTATGATTATCTAAAAGATGAAGCAGCTCAAGCTAAATCAGTGATGCAAGAGCTTAGCGTGCTAAAACTTTCAGATGGACTTGAAAAAGTTGTTAATTTGAAAAATGAGTTGAAATCAGTTCAACAGGAGTTAAATGCTCTTAAGGAAGCTCACGCAACTGATGAAGCGAAAGCTCTATTTGAAAAAGTTGAAAAATCAGGTTCATGGACTTATACCGCCGCAGTATTACAGAACCTTGATGCAAAAGAACTTAGAGAAATTGCTGATAAGTGGCGTAATCAGAGAATTTCAGATCTTTTGCTGATAGCAAGTAATAAAAATGGTAAAGCTTCATTCTTAGTAGCATTTTCTAAAGAACGCGCGACTAAAGAAGTTAACGCCAAGACAACTATTAATTTATTTGCCGAGATTTTTGGTGGTCGTGGAGGCGGAAATCCGCTAATGGCTGTTGCTGGAGGAAAAGAGACTGATAAAATTCAAGCAGCAATTGATGAAGCTCCAAATATTATTAGTACTCTTTAA
- a CDS encoding DEAD/DEAH box helicase — MNNQNQQKSPFANYNFKPEIVEAIDKLGFKKPTKVQERIFFSALKKENVIGMSETGSGKSHAFLLPLFNNLDLAKKEIQAVIVSPSRELAEQLASMADELNQLLPVPAKIQLLIGGKELSRLEAKVENNLPQIVIGTPGRIVELLPELRKHYASFVSLVIDEADMALDLGNAENLNVILETLPNLHQILFFSATINQQLQLMIKKYLHGDVAIKQVPNEKVINDNVKNYLISTRSLTKEEIIYRLVTRKPEFLVFIFANTKKRVEEIYQFLSAKGLNIAQMHGDLPSRRRHQIMKKIINLDYEFVVSTDLAARGIDIPGISLIVNDDIPNDLEYFIHRVGRTARMGQKGVAITLYQQDLKKVKALEAKGIKFQEVRLSKGELVKIDHRKRRERHREQLANHHRDVLVPSRMKKVKPGYKHRINSYTKRQMRRKGKQSNERA; from the coding sequence ATAAATAATCAAAACCAGCAGAAATCACCTTTTGCAAATTACAATTTTAAACCTGAAATCGTTGAAGCAATTGATAAACTAGGTTTTAAAAAACCTACGAAAGTTCAAGAACGCATCTTTTTTAGTGCCTTAAAAAAAGAAAACGTGATTGGGATGTCGGAAACTGGCAGTGGAAAAAGTCACGCTTTTTTATTGCCATTATTTAATAATCTTGATTTGGCTAAAAAAGAAATTCAGGCAGTGATTGTTTCGCCGAGTCGCGAATTAGCTGAACAATTAGCTTCGATGGCAGATGAGTTGAATCAATTATTGCCAGTACCTGCAAAAATTCAGCTTTTGATTGGTGGTAAAGAATTATCACGTCTTGAAGCAAAAGTTGAAAATAATTTACCACAAATTGTGATTGGAACACCTGGGCGAATTGTCGAATTGTTGCCAGAGCTTAGAAAACATTACGCCTCGTTTGTTTCTTTGGTGATTGACGAAGCAGATATGGCACTTGATCTTGGAAATGCCGAGAATTTGAACGTGATTTTAGAGACACTTCCTAATCTTCATCAAATTTTGTTCTTCTCAGCGACAATAAATCAACAACTTCAGTTGATGATCAAAAAGTATTTACACGGGGATGTTGCAATTAAGCAAGTTCCTAACGAAAAAGTCATCAACGATAATGTCAAGAATTATCTAATTTCTACACGTTCTCTAACAAAAGAAGAAATTATTTATCGCCTTGTTACTAGAAAACCAGAGTTTTTGGTTTTCATTTTTGCTAACACCAAAAAGAGAGTTGAAGAAATCTATCAATTTCTTAGTGCAAAAGGCTTAAACATTGCTCAGATGCATGGCGATTTACCGAGTCGTCGCAGGCATCAAATTATGAAAAAGATTATTAATCTTGATTATGAATTTGTTGTTTCGACTGATTTAGCAGCTCGTGGTATTGATATTCCTGGGATTAGTTTAATTGTTAATGATGATATTCCTAATGATTTAGAGTATTTTATTCACCGGGTCGGTCGAACTGCTCGAATGGGTCAAAAAGGGGTTGCAATCACTTTGTATCAACAAGACCTTAAAAAAGTAAAAGCTTTGGAAGCAAAGGGAATTAAATTCCAAGAAGTACGACTTTCCAAGGGAGAGCTGGTAAAAATTGATCACCGTAAGCGTCGTGAACGGCATCGTGAACAGCTTGCTAATCATCACCGAGATGTGTTAGTGCCTAGCCGAATGAAGAAAGTAAAGCCTGGTTATAAGCATCGCATTAACTCGTATACCAAGCGTCAAATGAGAAGAAAGGGCAAGCAGTCTAATGAAAGAGCTTAA
- a CDS encoding DHH family phosphoesterase, with amino-acid sequence MNDQVEKILNLITSSSQIIVLRHQHPDPDALGSQLGLAEILRNSFPSKKIKVGGINESSLSWVGSMDNLTDQDFAKSLVIVTDTANTPRIDDERYHLGQGLIKIDHHPDDDPYGTIRYVVPEASSSSEILWDLVSKSHGKLKINSKAARLLYLGIVGDTGRFLYSNATAHTFEVTADLLKHEFNASEIAERLSEITLGQGRLQGYVLEHLTISQSGAAMVIVYRDTLQEYQLNMDQAHTIVSVPGHLSNVKAWVVFVQKRDLTFRVHLRSKGVAINEIAKSHHGGGHALASGADAEDERELSEIYKELERAVESYK; translated from the coding sequence ATGAATGATCAAGTAGAAAAAATATTAAATTTAATTACATCATCATCTCAGATAATTGTGCTTCGTCATCAACACCCAGATCCAGATGCATTAGGTTCTCAATTAGGATTGGCGGAAATTTTAAGAAACTCTTTTCCTTCAAAAAAAATCAAGGTTGGCGGGATCAATGAATCCTCGCTAAGCTGGGTTGGCTCGATGGATAATTTAACTGATCAGGATTTTGCTAAATCATTAGTTATTGTCACCGACACGGCAAATACTCCGCGAATTGATGACGAGCGCTATCATCTTGGTCAAGGGCTAATTAAAATTGATCATCATCCAGACGATGATCCATATGGAACGATTCGTTATGTGGTGCCTGAGGCCTCAAGTTCCAGTGAAATTTTATGGGATCTTGTTTCAAAAAGCCATGGTAAATTAAAAATTAACTCTAAGGCGGCCCGTCTCCTTTATTTGGGAATTGTTGGTGATACGGGGAGATTTCTTTATTCGAATGCTACGGCCCATACTTTTGAAGTCACCGCGGATCTTTTAAAACATGAATTTAATGCTTCAGAAATTGCTGAGAGGTTAAGTGAGATCACCTTAGGTCAAGGCAGACTGCAAGGCTATGTTTTAGAACACTTAACAATTAGTCAAAGTGGGGCTGCCATGGTGATTGTTTATCGTGATACTCTTCAAGAATATCAATTGAACATGGATCAAGCTCATACGATTGTATCGGTACCAGGTCATTTATCAAATGTGAAGGCGTGGGTAGTTTTTGTTCAAAAACGCGACTTGACTTTTCGAGTACATTTACGATCAAAGGGCGTTGCAATTAATGAAATTGCTAAATCTCATCATGGTGGTGGACATGCTTTGGCCAGTGGGGCTGACGCTGAAGATGAACGAGAATTATCAGAAATTTATAAGGAATTAGAAAGAGCGGTAGAGAGTTATAAATAA